Proteins encoded within one genomic window of Aquarana catesbeiana isolate 2022-GZ linkage group LG03, ASM4218655v1, whole genome shotgun sequence:
- the LOC141134876 gene encoding uncharacterized protein, whose amino-acid sequence MNIYSSVFLQLLCLIFSCYFCQSLLRQNCQVLEKNYYAQFMDLKFDTCEGFEEFNFSIAVHCDHVENLHLALKDAPLETDWLCLTKYCGMTMETGVFSRFTRLNALYIETRDVELQPGTFSGLPQLTTLWIKADVMSNNITFHKDTFFGLNSLQELKISYIKLSAFNISLLNHLHLLDNLILENNNILYLSEVTASLGIFKNLKKLSVVSNWIRKLRTADCLTSQNPTSYGQFVNFNISHLDLSASQLTITEPKSLCNFPHLERFTADSTGIAIEDLYKSGIKTIKTISLQNAGFDKFQICASASHFKSEELLLMFSSIHKINTFGGSCKNIKKLNLSGNYLDNTGVKQMQKLPDLLELDLSNNNLESLELCNNESAPMLKLVCLNASFNYLLRLQKGQFACLKELKSLSLESNKINHIADFAFDGLDQLQLLNLQHNNIFRIGEFTFSNLFMVRHLNLYENVVKKFHFDAFRNVLLEDIKLTYTFDHDFSWWKNIRRSLRNISVKTNVLHLTSDVLDEFPFLESLQLDSPDIALSCASFAEAKELHLKNTIEFTNIDARWSPFASFTKLEKLYYSVHPQDVSNSSTIINSLKDISSLKFLYLHNIDSIIKYNQININNIFQRLVHLKVLHLKNAGIERLDSKDVFSDLQDLEFLIIENQNMQEVESIVFDSMPNLKYIYFLQTTFPCSCNFNGFLSWLESNTRVSAIGFYNQKCLIEDISMNFRFFLNSNCRSDLDFILFLLSFLCTLLFMCLSLFHESIHWYILYIVYIVKCWLNHRLQHKDKYEYDAFVSYNTNDELWVTEQLLLNLEQKGPPFFKVCIHNRDFEVGRDIVENIMDSIYSSRWTVCIITHNYLQSNWCSLEMRMATYKLLTESKESLILIFLDKISREELQYYHRLTKLLNKKTYLDWPDHENGQQLFWARLRKIIAKSGRNLK is encoded by the coding sequence ATGAATATCTACAGCTCGGTTTTCTTACAGCTTCTTTGCTTgattttttcttgttatttttgtCAATCGCTCCTAAGGCAGAACTGTCAGGTTCTGGAAAAGAATTATTATGCACAGTTCATGGATCTGAAGTTTGACACATGTGAGGGATTTGAGGAATTCAATTTTTCCATTGCCGTCCATTGTGACCACGTGGAAAACCTTCACTTGGCGCTGAAAGACGCCCCATTGGAAACAGATTGGCTTTGTCTAACCAAATATTGTGGCATGACAATGGAAACTGGAGTCTTCTCTCGATTCACAAGACTGAATGCTCTCTACATAGAAACAAGGGATGTTGAACTCCAACCTGGTACCTTCAGTGGTCTTCCTCAACTTACCACTCTCTGGATCAAGGCAGATGTTATGTCTAATAACATTACATTTCATAAGGATACCTTTTTTGGATTAAATTCACTGCAAGAACTGAAAATATCTTATATAAAGTTATCAGCATTCAACATTTCCCTACTCAACCATCTACATCTCTTAGACAACCTTATCTTGGAAAATAACAACATCCTTTACCTATCTGAAGTAACAGCATCACTAGGAATATTCAAAAACCTTAAAAAACTTTCTGTAGTTAGCAATTGGATTCGTAAACTTAGAACAGCTGATTGTCTTACTTCACAAAATCCTACAAGTTATGGGCAGTTTGTAAATTTCAACATAAGCCACCTTGACCTGAGCGCCAGCCAATTAACCATCACTGAACCTAAGTCTCTCTGCAACTTTCCACATCTGGAGCGTTTTACTGCTGACAGTACTGGCATTGCAATTGAAGACCTCTATAAATCAGGTATTAAGACAATCAAAACAATTTCATTACAAAACGCTGGATTTGATAAATTTCAAATCTGTGCTAGTGCTTCTCATTTTAAATCAGAGGAACTTCTTCTCATGTTTTCTTCCATACATAAAATTAACACTTTCGGGGGCTCCTGTAAAAACATAAAGAAGTTAAATTTATCAGGCAATTACTTGGATAATACTGGGGTAAAACAAATGCAAAAATTACCTGATTTATTGGAACTGGATTTATCAAATAATAACCTGGAAAGTTTAGAGTTGTGCAACAACGAATCTGCGCCGATGTTGAAACTAGTTTGCCTAAACGCATCTTTTAATTATTTACTAAGGCTACAAAAGGGACAGTTTGCGTGCTTAAAAGAACTTAAAAGCTTATCCCTGGAGAGCAACAAAATTAATCACATCGCTGATTTTGCCTTTGATGGTTTGGATCAATTACAGCTTTTGAATCTTCAACATAACAACATATTCAGAATTGGTGAATTCACATTTTCCAATTTGTTTATGGTAAGACATTTAAATTTATACGAAAATGTGGTAAAGAAATTTCATTTTGACGCATTTAGAAACGTCCTTCTTGAAGATATAAAGTTAACCTATACTTTTGATCATGATTTCTCTTGGTGGAAAAATATACGAAGGTCCCTAAGAAATATCTCAGTAAAGACTAATGTTTTACACCTGACAAGTGACGTTTTAGATGAATTTCCTTTTCTTGAGAGCTTACAATTAGATTCACCCGACATAGCTCTCAGCTGTGCTTCATTCGCTGAAGCTAAagaattacatttaaaaaacaccATAGAATTTACAAATATTGATGCACGGTGGAGCCCATTTGCCAGTTTTACAAAACTTGAAAAACTGTATTACTCTGTACATCCACAGGATGTTTCTAATAGTAGTACTATTATCAACTCGTTGAAAGACATATCATCATTAAAGTTCCTTTATTTGCACAATATTGATAGCATCATTAAATATAATCAGATAAACATCAATAATATCTTTCAAAGACTAGTACATCTCAAAGTTTTACATTTAAAGAATGCGGGAATAGAGCGTTTGGATTCCAAGGATGTTTTTAGCGATTTACAGGATCTGGAATTTCTCATCATTGAAAATCAGAACATGCAAGAGGTTGAGTCCATCGTATTTGATTCAATGCCCAACTTGAAGTACATTTATTTTTTGCAGACAACTTTTCCCTGTAGTTGTAATTTCAATGGATTTCTCTCATGGCTGGAATCTAACACACGTGTGTCCGCCAttggtttttacaatcaaaaatgtcTCATCGAGGACATCAGCATGAATTTTAGATTTTTCCTAAACAGCAATTGTCGGAGTGATTtggattttatattatttttactaaGTTTTTTGTGCACACTGCTGTTTATGTGCCTATCTCTTTTTCATGAAAGTATCCATTGGTATATTCTATACATAGTCTACATTGTTAAATGCTGGCTGAACCACAGGCTCCAGCACAAAGACAAGTACGAATATGATGCTTTTGTGTCTTACAACACAAATGATGAACTATGGGTCACAGAGCAACTTCTTCTCAACCTGGAGCAGAAGGGTCCTCCATTCTTCAAAGTATGTATCCATAACAGGGATTTTGAGGTTGGCAGAGACATTGTGGAGAACATTATGGACAGTATCTATAGCAGCAGATGGACGGTCTGTATCATTACCCATAATTACTTGCAGAGTAACTGGTGTTCCCTGGAAATGAGGATGGCAACGTATAAGCTACTAACAGAGAGTAAGGAATCTCTGATTCTGATATTCCTTGATAAGATCTCTAGAGAAGAGCTGCAGTATTACCATAGACTGACTAAGCTTTTGAATAAGAAGACCTATCTGGACTGGCCAGATCATGAGAATGGACAGCAGCTATTTTGGGCAAGACTACGTAAAATAATCGCTAAGTCTGGAAGAAATCTcaaataa